One window of Centropristis striata isolate RG_2023a ecotype Rhode Island chromosome 21, C.striata_1.0, whole genome shotgun sequence genomic DNA carries:
- the hpdl gene encoding 4-hydroxyphenylpyruvate dioxygenase-like protein: MAALLTRLHHISLHVSNAEKVACDLVSKFKFNLFATRLTDRSRQLAFRKGAAVFIVNERPNQSGVRLNEEPRIIDICPVNVKYNLDNSSRCMYDISPYYPVDTVSNVCFEVEDVERSFRTLSHLGCSFLVPPTTVQDERGPVTYSVLKSIVGNVCHTLIDRTKYKGSFLPGFDVIEKDCSLSEEDLSCPITHFDHITYVCPRKTTHQVMRWYETLFGFQRFFIDSNEDVDEGFVVNQEGIGLRLTAMEYWKCSKAGITLPSVDKKQPDCKFVIAESLPEQGRNQVDTFLEQHEAPGIQHIGLYTENIVSTAQTMADAGVQFFSPPYAYYTEVGKQHEIEEAGHNPQLLAQHGILLDTDLHRDPSSQTATSKTKRYLLQVFTKPIFAEDTFFLELIERRGATGFGEGNIRALWRSVQAHMEEQRGDSREKGSTKTVQTSQY, encoded by the exons ATGGCAGCTCTCTTGACCCGGTTACACCACATTTCGCTCCACGTTTCTAACGCGGAGAAAGTTGCTTGCGACCTCGTCTCTAAATTCAAGTTTAATTTGTTTGCCACCAGACTTACCGACAGGTCCAGACAGCTGGCTTTCAGAAAGGGAGCGGCTGTTTTCATCGTGAATGAGAGACCAAACCAGAGTGGTGTAAGATTGAATGAAGAGCCGCGCATCATAGACATATGCCCGGTCAACGTCAAATACAACCTGGATAATTCATCGAGATGTATGTACGATATCAGCCCATATTACCCGGTGGATACTGTAAGCAACGTGTGTTTCGAGGTGGAGGATGTGGAAAGGTCATTCAGGACCCTAAGCCATCTGGGCTGCAGCTTCCTGGTGCCGCCCACGACTGTGCAGGACGAGAGAGGTCCTGTCACCTACTCGGTGCTAAAATCTATTGTGGGAAACGTGTGCCACACATTAATTGACAGGACAAAATACAAGGGAAGCTTCCTGCCTGGGTTTGATGTCATAGAAAAGGACTGCAGCTTGTCAGAGGAGGACTTGTCTTGTCCAATCACACACTTTGATCACATAACTTATGTCTGTCCCAGGAAGACAACCCACCAGGTCATGAGGTGGTATGAGACGCTCTTTGGTTTTCAGAGGTTTTTCATTGACAG TAATGAAGATGTGGACGAAGGTTTTGTCGTCAACCAGGAGGGCATCGGGCTGCGTCTTACTGCCATGGAGTACTGGAAGTGCAGCAAAGCAGGCATTACGCTCCCCTCTGTGGACAAAAAACAGCCAGACTGCAAATTTGTCATCGCAGAATCACTGCCTGAACAAG GCAGGAATCAGGTTGACACCTTCTTGGAGCAGCACGAGGCCCCGGGCATCCAGCACATCGGGCTGTACACAGAAAACATAGTTTCTACTGCACAAACGATGGCTGATGCTGGTGTCCAGTTTTTCTCCCCTCCTTATGCCTACTACACTGAG GTGGGGAAACAGCATGAGATAGAGGAGGCAGGACACAACCCACAGTTGCTGGCGCAGCACGGCATTCTCCTGGACACAGACCTACACCGGGATCCTTCATCACAGACAGCAACCAGTAAAACCAAAAG ATACCTTCTCCAGGTGTTTACCAAGCCCATTTTTGCAGAGGACACCTTCTTCCTGGAGCTGATAGAGCGAAGAGGGGCGACAGGTTTTGGTGAGGGGAACATCAGAGCACTATGGAGGTCGGTGCAGGCGCACATGGAGGAACAGAGGGGCGATTCTCGAGAAAAGGGATCCACAAAAACTGTGCAGACGTCCCAATATTAG